A genomic window from Chitinophagaceae bacterium includes:
- a CDS encoding gliding motility-associated C-terminal domain-containing protein, whose product MKFSSLIISLFFFFPFIAEGWHIIGGEIYYTCLGNNNYEITLKIYRDCNSTTPFDDPAAVGIYNSTGLLQQTLLLPFPGASSVDPDVSDPCLQLPPGICVEEAIYKTVVNLPAIAGGYDISYQRCCRNNTIANLYDPANTGATFTTHIPGANIALCNSSPRFKNYPPIVICVDQNLEFDHSATDPNGDSLVYSLCTPLQGADATLPQPSPPPPGPYDPVIWQPPYNQNNQIGGNPVMTINSQTGLLKAFPTALGQFVVGVCVKEYRNGVFLSQDVRDFQFNITTCNPLIEANFGVTGSTSVNDTLLICGSLSAKFDNLSYGASNFYWDFGVTGITTDVSSVSNPIYIYPDTGVYKVVLKAAPGLMCGDSIFKYVEIRKGVNADFTFENACALSPMLFNDNSVPLDGYVSDWEWDFGDGATALQQDPSHPFTSGGFYNVTLIVNNNYGCTSSVTKQVEIFPLPLINARPDTFVCNVDTVTLHAEGGVSYFWLPDLNINDNTLAQPKVNPKVTTEYTVTVTNEFGCVAKDSVLIQSTDSVIALTSPDALLCAGESIQLTSTNALQYLWSPDFMINDISIANPTVYPDVTTTYYVTASIGSCIDEDTVTVTVLLPPEADAGEDVTINQGESIQLNATGMGTYLWSPPEWLNDFSISNPVASPINTTTFIVLVSSENGCEASDSVTVTVTHIHLFIVPNAFSPNGDGLNDFFQFYTKGILEVLSVKVFNRWGQEVYSNTSGNDEGWDGSFNKIACEIGTYIYSVSGITYDGNLLTEKGDLTLIR is encoded by the coding sequence ATGAAATTTTCTTCTCTTATAATTTCACTCTTTTTTTTCTTTCCTTTTATTGCAGAGGGCTGGCATATTATAGGTGGTGAAATTTACTATACCTGTCTCGGCAACAATAATTATGAAATCACCTTAAAAATTTATCGCGATTGCAACAGTACAACTCCTTTTGACGATCCCGCGGCAGTGGGCATTTATAATTCAACTGGTTTGCTGCAACAAACATTGCTGCTTCCGTTTCCAGGTGCCAGCTCGGTTGATCCTGATGTGAGCGATCCTTGTCTTCAATTGCCTCCCGGCATTTGTGTGGAAGAAGCAATTTATAAAACAGTCGTGAACCTACCGGCGATTGCGGGTGGTTATGATATTTCCTACCAGAGATGTTGCAGGAATAATACCATCGCAAACCTTTATGATCCGGCGAACACCGGCGCGACATTTACAACACATATTCCGGGAGCAAATATTGCTTTGTGCAACAGCAGCCCGCGCTTTAAAAATTATCCTCCTATCGTAATATGTGTAGATCAAAATTTGGAATTTGATCATAGTGCGACAGACCCGAATGGTGATTCACTGGTTTATTCATTGTGTACCCCTTTACAAGGCGCCGATGCGACCTTACCTCAGCCAAGTCCTCCACCACCTGGTCCATATGATCCGGTGATTTGGCAACCGCCTTATAACCAAAACAATCAGATTGGGGGAAATCCGGTAATGACCATCAACTCACAAACCGGACTCTTAAAGGCTTTTCCAACGGCATTGGGCCAATTTGTAGTAGGTGTTTGCGTGAAGGAATACCGGAATGGTGTTTTTCTCAGCCAGGATGTCCGGGATTTCCAGTTCAACATCACTACCTGCAATCCTTTGATAGAAGCAAATTTTGGCGTAACAGGAAGCACTTCTGTAAATGACACCTTGTTGATTTGTGGTTCCTTGAGTGCCAAATTCGATAATCTGAGTTATGGTGCTTCTAACTTCTATTGGGATTTTGGTGTAACCGGCATTACAACGGATGTTTCCTCAGTATCAAATCCTATTTACATTTATCCCGATACCGGAGTTTATAAAGTTGTGCTGAAAGCTGCTCCCGGATTAATGTGCGGCGATTCCATTTTCAAATATGTTGAAATCAGGAAAGGTGTTAATGCCGATTTTACATTTGAAAATGCATGTGCATTGTCACCAATGTTGTTTAACGATAACTCTGTACCACTGGATGGATACGTTTCGGATTGGGAGTGGGATTTTGGTGATGGTGCGACTGCACTACAGCAAGATCCCTCTCATCCTTTTACTTCCGGTGGTTTCTATAATGTAACTCTGATTGTAAATAATAATTACGGTTGCACATCTTCAGTAACAAAACAGGTCGAAATTTTTCCGCTTCCGCTAATCAATGCAAGGCCGGACACTTTTGTCTGTAATGTAGATACTGTTACACTTCACGCAGAAGGAGGAGTGAGTTATTTTTGGTTGCCGGATTTGAATATTAATGACAATACACTGGCGCAGCCAAAGGTGAATCCGAAGGTTACCACTGAATACACGGTTACTGTAACGAATGAATTTGGTTGTGTCGCCAAAGATTCAGTGCTTATTCAATCAACCGACAGCGTGATTGCGCTAACTAGTCCGGATGCTTTATTATGTGCAGGGGAGAGCATACAGCTTACTTCCACTAATGCACTTCAATATCTGTGGTCACCGGATTTTATGATCAACGATATCAGCATTGCAAATCCAACCGTATATCCGGATGTTACCACTACTTATTATGTAACTGCGTCTATTGGTTCATGTATTGATGAAGATACAGTAACGGTTACTGTTTTATTGCCACCGGAAGCAGATGCCGGCGAAGATGTTACTATTAATCAAGGTGAATCAATACAATTAAACGCCACTGGAATGGGAACCTATCTTTGGTCGCCGCCGGAATGGCTGAACGATTTTAGCATTTCAAATCCTGTTGCCAGTCCCATCAATACGACTACATTTATAGTTTTGGTTTCTTCCGAAAATGGTTGTGAAGCATCAGATTCAGTTACGGTTACAGTTACGCATATCCATCTTTTTATTGTGCCAAACGCTTTTTCTCCTAATGGTGATGGATTGAATGATTTTTTTCAATTCTATACGAAAGGTATCCTTGAGGTGTTATCAGTAAAAGTATTTAACCGCTGGGGACAGGAAGTGTATTCCAATACTTCAGGAAATGATGAAGGATGGGATGGTTCATTTAATAAGATTGCATGTGAAATCGGCACTTATATTTATTCAGTTTCAGGCATCACTTACGATGGCAATTTGTTAACTGAAAAAGGCGATTTAACTCTCATACGATAG
- a CDS encoding LysM peptidoglycan-binding domain-containing protein: MLSILLLFITATSASIAQTYDEYVETYINKYKDVAISEMERTGIPASITLAQGIIESNAGQSPLATAANNHFGIKCHEGWTGPSYTYDDDRKNECFRKYDSSIISYKDHSDFLKNRPRYAVLFTYDTNDYTAWAKGLKACGYATNPQYANILIKCIDDYDLHQWDLSGYERSKWFAKLNKSTPNASVKISGNPEVVNAEPTIKNATERIYVFNDINCVTLLKGESFNDLATTYEIGFKRLMRYNDITNDSQLTTGDRIYLQPKRNSGDETSHTVKEGETMFTISRDHGIQLNKLYEKNLMQLGTQPATGEVLSLKEQRKEIPVLRSEKADSTKVVKHEPAFEKPATNQVHVVAKGDTLYSISKKYNVTVTELKEINKLKSTELQIGEKLVVAR, translated from the coding sequence ATGTTGAGTATTTTATTGCTCTTCATCACAGCAACTTCTGCTTCGATTGCACAAACATATGATGAATATGTAGAAACCTACATTAATAAATACAAGGATGTAGCTATTTCAGAAATGGAAAGGACAGGTATTCCAGCGAGCATTACACTGGCACAGGGAATTATTGAGAGCAATGCGGGACAAAGTCCTTTAGCAACAGCAGCCAACAATCACTTTGGTATAAAATGCCATGAAGGATGGACCGGTCCTTCATACACTTATGATGATGACCGGAAAAATGAATGCTTCCGAAAATATGATTCTTCGATTATTTCTTACAAAGACCATTCAGATTTTTTGAAAAACAGACCACGATATGCGGTGCTGTTTACTTACGATACCAACGACTATACGGCATGGGCCAAAGGATTAAAAGCTTGCGGCTATGCTACCAATCCACAGTATGCAAATATTCTGATCAAATGTATTGATGACTATGATTTACACCAATGGGATCTTTCCGGATACGAGCGTTCAAAATGGTTTGCTAAACTGAATAAATCAACTCCCAACGCAAGCGTAAAAATATCCGGCAATCCTGAAGTGGTAAATGCTGAGCCCACCATTAAAAATGCAACTGAAAGAATTTATGTCTTTAATGATATCAATTGTGTGACGTTACTTAAAGGAGAATCTTTCAATGACCTGGCTACTACTTACGAAATCGGTTTTAAAAGACTGATGCGTTACAATGACATTACGAATGATTCGCAGTTGACAACGGGAGACCGTATTTACCTGCAACCCAAACGCAACAGTGGTGATGAAACTTCTCATACTGTTAAAGAAGGCGAAACCATGTTCACCATTTCACGCGATCATGGTATTCAGTTGAACAAATTGTATGAAAAAAACCTGATGCAATTGGGAACGCAACCTGCGACCGGTGAAGTGTTATCCTTAAAAGAGCAACGTAAAGAAATACCTGTATTGCGTTCAGAAAAAGCAGATAGCACCAAAGTGGTGAAGCACGAACCAGCATTTGAAAAACCGGCAACGAATCAGGTTCATGTTGTTGCAAAAGGTGATACCCTGTATTCCATCTCAAAAAAATACAATGTCACTGTTACCGAATTGAAGGAGATCAACAAACTCAAATCAACCGAGTTGCAGATTGGTGAGAAGCTGGTTGTTGCCAGGTAA
- a CDS encoding O-methyltransferase gives MHFFPEALERYAEAHTKPEHDVLQQLNRETHARVLMPQMLSGQLQGQFIRMISLLVQPRYILEIGTFTGYSAICLSEGLQEGGRLITIDVNEELKEMTERYFTLAGIMEKVDFRNGNAVNIIPTLDVTFDLVFIDADKMNYSLYYDLVIDKVRSGGIILADNVLWSGKVVEDFQDGETQALKDFNQKVQNDERVDNVLVTMRDGLMLIRKK, from the coding sequence ATGCACTTTTTTCCTGAAGCGTTGGAGCGCTATGCTGAAGCGCATACTAAGCCCGAGCACGATGTGTTGCAGCAACTCAATCGCGAGACGCACGCACGAGTGCTGATGCCTCAAATGCTTTCGGGGCAGTTGCAAGGGCAATTTATACGTATGATAAGTTTGCTGGTGCAACCCAGGTACATTTTGGAAATCGGGACTTTTACCGGCTATTCTGCCATCTGCCTGAGTGAAGGACTGCAGGAAGGCGGCAGGTTGATTACCATTGATGTGAATGAAGAGTTGAAAGAAATGACAGAACGTTATTTCACGTTGGCAGGAATCATGGAGAAAGTGGATTTCAGAAACGGCAATGCGGTGAACATAATTCCAACTTTGGATGTAACGTTTGATCTGGTATTTATTGATGCAGACAAAATGAATTACAGTCTGTATTACGACTTGGTGATTGATAAAGTAAGATCCGGCGGAATCATTCTTGCCGATAATGTTTTGTGGAGCGGAAAAGTGGTGGAAGATTTTCAGGATGGTGAAACGCAGGCCTTAAAGGACTTCAACCAAAAAGTGCAAAATGATGAACGCGTAGACAATGTTTTGGTAACCATGCGCGATGGGCTGATGCTGATCAGGAAAAAGTGA
- a CDS encoding anhydro-N-acetylmuramic acid kinase has protein sequence MKTYHVLGMMSGSSMDGVDVAYCRLEENNGKWSYEIEKAECIPYPPKWRLRLQSLVLQNAVTYLKTDAFYGHYLGEVARKFIQENMLDGKIDFIASHGQTVFHQPENQMTSQIGDGGAIVAETGCPVVCNFRTVDVALGGQGTPIAPIGDRMLFGDFKFCLNIGGIANISCHLDSKMIGFDICGANMVLNALASEIDLEYDKDGVIARSGTVNQDLLNELNAQWYYEKPYPKSIGGGWVTKIFQPVFKKYRLQIEDKLCTATEHIALQIGKDIKNIYATEFLTKDESHSMLVSGGGAFNKFLLERINYHSSVPLVVPDPATIKFKEALLVCLMGVLRMRNEVNVLSSVTGASSDSVGGEIYHSTGKRIETPAL, from the coding sequence ATGAAAACGTATCATGTTCTTGGTATGATGTCCGGAAGTTCTATGGATGGCGTTGACGTAGCTTATTGCCGCCTTGAAGAAAACAACGGAAAATGGAGTTATGAAATTGAAAAAGCAGAGTGTATTCCTTACCCGCCTAAGTGGCGATTACGACTTCAGAGTCTCGTACTTCAGAATGCGGTCACCTACCTGAAAACAGACGCTTTCTATGGTCATTATCTTGGTGAAGTGGCACGCAAATTCATCCAGGAAAATATGCTGGATGGAAAAATTGATTTCATCGCTTCTCACGGTCAGACAGTTTTTCATCAACCTGAAAATCAGATGACCAGCCAGATCGGTGATGGTGGTGCTATAGTTGCAGAAACCGGTTGTCCTGTAGTTTGTAATTTCAGAACCGTCGATGTCGCACTTGGTGGCCAGGGAACACCTATTGCACCAATCGGTGACCGGATGCTGTTTGGTGATTTTAAATTTTGTCTGAACATCGGCGGTATCGCTAACATCAGTTGTCATCTCGATAGTAAAATGATTGGCTTTGATATTTGTGGCGCTAATATGGTACTGAATGCTCTTGCTTCAGAAATTGATCTTGAGTATGACAAGGATGGAGTTATCGCACGCTCAGGAACTGTTAACCAGGATCTCCTCAACGAATTGAATGCGCAGTGGTATTATGAAAAACCTTATCCTAAATCCATTGGTGGCGGTTGGGTGACAAAAATTTTCCAGCCTGTGTTTAAGAAATACCGTTTGCAAATTGAAGATAAACTCTGTACGGCAACGGAACACATCGCACTTCAAATCGGAAAGGATATTAAGAACATCTATGCTACCGAATTTCTTACAAAGGATGAAAGTCATTCGATGTTGGTTTCCGGAGGCGGCGCATTTAATAAATTTCTGCTCGAACGCATCAACTATCATTCCTCTGTACCACTCGTGGTGCCGGATCCTGCCACTATTAAATTTAAAGAGGCATTGCTGGTTTGTTTAATGGGTGTGTTGCGTATGCGTAATGAAGTAAATGTGCTTTCTTCAGTAACAGGTGCTTCATCAGATTCTGTTGGGGGTGAGATTTATCATTCCACCGGAAAAAGAATCGAAACGCCGGCATTATAA
- a CDS encoding NAD-dependent epimerase/dehydratase family protein, translating into MIFVTGGTGFLGMHLLRALVIRGKPVRALKREKSKIPEDLFLPASIEWVEGNILDLPSLEEHMDGCEEVYHCAGMVSFQSKHRETLMKVNVEGTDNVVNVALSKKIRKLVHVSSVSAIGRPLKAIDISEATIWDSNGFNSNYGISKYLAEREVWRAMAEGLNAVIVNPTIIIGDGNWYEGSPRFFLNRWEGMRFYSSGTSGFVAAVDVAELMIRLMNSEIQQERFIINAEDWSYRDLFFNIADAMGKKRPTVQASRWLTEMIWRLEALRSVFVAHPPLISRETARISQLTYHFDTAKIKAAMGFTFTPIKKCIEDTAKIFLDDVASGKVK; encoded by the coding sequence ATGATTTTTGTAACAGGTGGAACAGGATTTTTAGGGATGCACCTGTTGCGTGCCCTGGTAATTCGTGGAAAACCTGTTCGTGCTTTGAAACGTGAAAAAAGTAAAATTCCTGAGGATTTATTTTTGCCGGCAAGCATTGAATGGGTGGAAGGAAATATTCTTGATCTGCCCTCACTGGAAGAACATATGGATGGCTGTGAAGAAGTTTATCATTGCGCAGGAATGGTTTCGTTTCAGTCAAAACACCGTGAAACATTAATGAAAGTGAATGTGGAGGGAACAGACAATGTGGTAAATGTTGCACTCAGCAAAAAAATCCGTAAACTCGTTCATGTAAGTTCAGTATCAGCAATTGGCAGACCTTTAAAAGCAATTGATATTTCTGAAGCCACCATTTGGGACAGCAACGGTTTCAATTCCAATTATGGCATCAGCAAATACCTGGCGGAAAGAGAAGTTTGGCGCGCAATGGCGGAAGGATTAAACGCTGTGATTGTAAATCCAACCATCATTATCGGTGATGGAAACTGGTATGAAGGTTCACCCCGTTTTTTTCTGAACCGCTGGGAAGGTATGCGTTTTTATTCATCCGGCACTTCCGGTTTTGTGGCTGCCGTGGACGTTGCTGAACTGATGATCCGGCTGATGAATAGTGAAATTCAACAGGAGCGTTTTATTATTAATGCTGAAGACTGGAGTTACCGCGACTTGTTTTTTAATATAGCGGATGCTATGGGGAAAAAAAGGCCAACAGTTCAGGCATCACGCTGGCTTACTGAAATGATCTGGAGACTAGAAGCGTTGCGTTCTGTGTTTGTTGCGCATCCTCCACTCATTTCCAGAGAGACCGCACGTATCTCGCAACTCACTTATCATTTCGATACTGCTAAAATTAAAGCAGCAATGGGGTTCACATTTACACCTATAAAAAAGTGCATTGAAGACACGGCTAAAATATTTTTGGATGATGTTGCTTCAGGAAAAGTAAAGTGA